Within Bacteroidota bacterium, the genomic segment GTGAGCACGAGCGCTGGATGACCGAGCTGCGTGTCGTCCTCGGACTGGTTCACGTCGGGGTCGCGCTGACGGTGATCGTCGTGGGGTTCATGCTGCCGGTGCGGCTCTCTCCGCTGGCGGGGTCGCTGTATGTGGCGCTCGGGCCGCTCCTGTGGGTAGCCCGGCGGAGGTACCAACGTCGGACAGTGGTTGAGGCGGGGTAAGCACCTACGGACAGGTGCCTGCAGTGGGGAGCAGACGGAAAGGACCAGCCGGAAGCACACATCCCGGAGAAGCGAGCGTGTCCGGATCGTGGATCGTGAGCCTGCCGCCGCCGACCTCGCGCCGGGCGATGAGGGGCCGCCGTCCTGCCGCATCTGGTAGCTCGTCACGACCGAAGCCATGTTGGCGAGGGCGATCGACGTCGAAGGGGCAATCACCCCGTTGAAGACCGGCTGGATCTCGTAGGGGTTGACCTCGACACCGGGCGCGGCCACGAGCAGCACCGACGTGAGCCGACGGCCCTGCATCTGCTCGGCCGAGAGCACGAGGCGGGACGTGGGCTCGCGCTCGCTCATCGGGCCCTGGCGGTATCGCCGAAGGCGCGCGCTGTCCGGTTGAGTCGGACGCGAGCGCGGGCGGGGGCTCTGCCTGAGCCTACGCTCGACGTGAGCGGAACGGCCGGGACATAGGCAGCGGGCCGGGTAGCCGGGCGAGCGGTCGGCGGAGCGCGCCGTATCAGTCGGCGCCCCGGGTGGGCGAGCGCTCCCGGCCGAGGGCAAGCGGTCGCTTCGGCGGGACGCGCCGTGGGATCCCACCGCTCGGCGGGCCGACTCCGCGCGCTCCGTCTCCCGCTGGCGGGTGGGCCTCGGCCGGGTCGGAGGCGAGCGCCGACGCCAGAGGCCAGAGCCAGTGCGGCCGCCACGTCAAGGTGAACGCCACGAGCGCCGCCGCCACGCCGAGCCACAGCACCCACGAGACGACGGCAAAGCTGACGACACCATCACGCGCCAGCAGCGGCATGAACGCGAGCGCCAGCAGGAGGTAGCCCGAGGCGCGCATGTCGGTCCACGTCGGCGGCGGGGCGAGGGCGGGGCCTCTAGCGAGTCCGCTGGCGGTCGCGGCGGCGGCCTTCCAGTTCCGGTCGAGGCTCAGCGCGAGCAGGGCGAACCCGGCGTACGCCAGTCCGAGCGCGGCCGCGAGGAGGAGCCCAGCGACGAGGGCGGATGGGGCCGCTGGCGTCACGGCTCCGTCCGGTCTTCGGAGTCTGGCTGCGCAACGGGCGGCGGGGCGACCGCGGGCGTCTCGTCTCCGGTGGTCGCGCCGTCGCCGCCGAGCACGCCGGGCGCCTCGGTCGCTCCATCGCCGGACGGCGCTTGTGTGGGGGCTGTGGACGGGCCTGTGGTCGGGCGGGGAGCCGGACGAGGCTTCGGCTGGGCGGGCGGGCGTTTCGGTGCGGCGGGCGCGGCCTCTGGCGTCACGCGGCCGAGGCGGCGCGCGACGACGACCGCCAGCAGGGCCGTCGCCAGCAGCAGCGCGTCCATCCCGAGAACCGCCCACTGACCCTCCGCTGCCGCACCGACCGGGTGCATCCCCGTCGTCACCCCGTTCAACACAGGCGCAACGACGGCCAGCCCGGCGAGCGCCCACGTCTGCTCGCGCCACACCGCTCGCATCGACGCCCCGCGCCAGCGCCGGAGCGCGACATGCGCGAAGGTTGCCAGCCACACGAGATAGAACGCCCAGACCTCCAGCGCCGCCCGCTCCTGCCCGGCGAACGCCGTCCCGAGTGGCAGCAGCCGGTTGA encodes:
- a CDS encoding DUF3325 domain-containing protein, producing the protein MTPAAPSALVAGLLLAAALGLAYAGFALLALSLDRNWKAAAATASGLARGPALAPPPTWTDMRASGYLLLALAFMPLLARDGVVSFAVVSWVLWLGVAAALVAFTLTWRPHWLWPLASALASDPAEAHPPAGDGARGVGPPSGGIPRRVPPKRPLALGRERSPTRGAD